The DNA sequence TCACGTACAACTCCGACCGCCAGAACCTGCTCAAGCAGATCCGCGAGTTCCGCGCGGGCGACGAAGCGGGCTACCTGAACTTCCTGAAGGCCAGCGAGGCCGTGTTCGATTCCGGCATGGCGCTGATCGACAAGCCCTTCGGGACCATCGGCTCGATGGCGAAGGTGCTGCCGGACCTGATCAAGCTGCGCGCCGACCGCTCGGTGGCAGGCCTCGCCTACAAGCACCTCAAGGACGACCGCCTCCGGCAGGTGTTCTCCTTCCACCCGCTGCTGGTGGGTGGGAATCCGTTTCAGACTACGAGCATCTACGCGTTGATCCACCACCTCGAGCAGAAGTGGGGGGTGTGGTTCGCGATGGGCGGCACGGGCGCGCTCGTGCAGGCCTTCGTGAAGCTCTTCGAGGATATCGGCGGCACGATCCGCTACTCGACGCCGGTCAATGAGATCATGGTGGACGACCGCACGGGCAAGGCGACGGGCGTGCGCCTGCAGGGCGGCGAGGTCCTCGCGGCCGACACGGTGGTCAGCAACGGCGACGTGGCCTTCACGTACAAGAAGCTCATCGCGCCGAAGTACCGGAAGAAGTGGACGGACGCAAAGGTCGACGGCCTCGATTACTCCATGTCGCTGTTCGTCATCTACTTCGGCACGAACCGGAAGTACGAGGACATCGCGCACCATGAGATCATCATGGGCCCGCGCTATCGCGGGCTGCTCGACGACATCTTCAAGACGAAGCAGCTCTCGCCGGACTTCTCGCTGTACCTGCATCGCCCGACGGCCACCGATCCGTCGCTGGCGCCTGAGGGCTGCGACTCCTGGTACGTGCTCTCGCCCGTGCCGCACCTCGGCGGGCCCACCGACTGGGCCAAGCAGGGCCAGGCGTACCGCGACGCGATCATCCAGTACCTGGAAGAGCGCTACATGCCGGACCTCTCGAAGCACATCGTCTCGGAGCACCGGATCGATCCCGTGCATTTCCGCGACACGCTCTCGAGCCACTTGGGCTCTGCCTTCTCGGTGCAGCCGACGCTCTTCCAGAGCGCGTACTTCCGGCCGCACAACAAGAGCGAGGACATCCCAAACCTGTACTTCGCGGGAGCGGGCACGCATCCGGGCGCGGGGCTGCCGGGTGTGATATCGAGCGGCAAGATCGTCGCGGAGCTGATCGGCGAGGCACAGGACAAGTCGCGCGTGCGCGTGAAGCGCAGCGCGGAGGTGTCGGCGCCGAAGCGTGAGGCGCGTGCCGCCGCGGTGGCGAATGAGCAAGCCGGCGGCGCAGGCACGATCGCAGCCGAGGGCGCGCGCTGATGGTGCTCCCCGGCTTCCTCCGGGAGGACGACGCCGCGCTGGCGAAGAGCGACGCCCAGCACTGCGAGTCGATCACGCGCGCGCATGCCCGCACCTTCGCGCTGGCGAGCGGCTTCCTGCCGCCGCGGAAGCGGCGCGGGGCCTTCGCGGTGTACGCGTTCTGCCGCCTGGCCGACGACATCGTCGACCGCAATCGCGGCAAGGATCCGCAGCACCTGCAGGCCGAGCTCGATGCGTATCGCGCGGGCGTGGCGGAGGCCATCAACGGCAATCCCGACGGCCCGGTGTTCCGCGAGCTCTGGCGCTGCGTCAGCGAATACGGCGTGCCGGCGGACGTGCTCGAGGAGCTGCTCAACGGCGTCGCGCGCGACGTGCAGCCGCAGCGCTACGCGACCTGGGCGGAACTCTCGCTGTACTGCGAAGGCGTCGCGGCCTCCGTCGGCGCGATGTGCACCTACATCTTCGGCGTCAGCGGCGACGAATCCGTGCGCGAGCGCGCCATCAAGTACGCGCGCACCCTCGGCGTGGCCATGCAGGTGACGAACATCCTGCGCGACGTCGGCGAGGACGCGCGCATCGACCGCTGCTACCTGCCGGACGACGTGCTCGCCGCCTTCGGCCTGAGCGCGGAGCGCGTGCTGCACGACCCGACGATCAAGGACGATCCGAAGTGGGTGGCGATGATGCGCCACGAGGTCGCGCGCGCGCGCGCCTTGTACCGTGCGGCATCGCCGGGCATCGCGCTGCTCGAACCCGATGCGCAGCGCTGCGCGCGGGCCTGCGCCGATGGCTACGAGGCGATCCTCGGGGCCATCGAGGCGAACGGCTACGACTCCATCACGACGCGGGCGCGTGTGGGGAACTGGGCGCGTGCCGGGCTGCTTTGGACTATCTGGCGCTCGGGCGCGGAAGTACCGCCCGCCGAGGCGGAAGGACCGGTGATTGAATGGGGCGCGCGACAGCTCTCGCGCCCCGAGGAGATGGTGCTCGGCTGATGTCGCAGACCCGACTCGACGATTATCCGCTCGACCGCGTGGCCCAGGGATTCCTCTGGGGTCACCTGGCCTTGATCGCCTTCGCCACGGCAGCGATGGTGACCAT is a window from the Pseudogemmatithrix spongiicola genome containing:
- a CDS encoding phytoene desaturase; this encodes MRIVVIGSGFGGLAAAIRLQAQGHEVTIVEQRDQAGGRAYVYRQDGFTFDGGPTIITAPWLIDDLFDLAGKKTSDYVKIVPIDPFYRIRFEDGSVFTYNSDRQNLLKQIREFRAGDEAGYLNFLKASEAVFDSGMALIDKPFGTIGSMAKVLPDLIKLRADRSVAGLAYKHLKDDRLRQVFSFHPLLVGGNPFQTTSIYALIHHLEQKWGVWFAMGGTGALVQAFVKLFEDIGGTIRYSTPVNEIMVDDRTGKATGVRLQGGEVLAADTVVSNGDVAFTYKKLIAPKYRKKWTDAKVDGLDYSMSLFVIYFGTNRKYEDIAHHEIIMGPRYRGLLDDIFKTKQLSPDFSLYLHRPTATDPSLAPEGCDSWYVLSPVPHLGGPTDWAKQGQAYRDAIIQYLEERYMPDLSKHIVSEHRIDPVHFRDTLSSHLGSAFSVQPTLFQSAYFRPHNKSEDIPNLYFAGAGTHPGAGLPGVISSGKIVAELIGEAQDKSRVRVKRSAEVSAPKREARAAAVANEQAGGAGTIAAEGAR
- a CDS encoding phytoene/squalene synthase family protein; the protein is MVLPGFLREDDAALAKSDAQHCESITRAHARTFALASGFLPPRKRRGAFAVYAFCRLADDIVDRNRGKDPQHLQAELDAYRAGVAEAINGNPDGPVFRELWRCVSEYGVPADVLEELLNGVARDVQPQRYATWAELSLYCEGVAASVGAMCTYIFGVSGDESVRERAIKYARTLGVAMQVTNILRDVGEDARIDRCYLPDDVLAAFGLSAERVLHDPTIKDDPKWVAMMRHEVARARALYRAASPGIALLEPDAQRCARACADGYEAILGAIEANGYDSITTRARVGNWARAGLLWTIWRSGAEVPPAEAEGPVIEWGARQLSRPEEMVLG